GATCacatttgaaaaaataacacatttatACTTCCTCTtttgaacaaataataaaaatttggtatttctattttattttatttttcttatttgcttgctTCATATTTCCTATGTTTTGCATGATcacatttgaaaaaatatatattaatagtataCTGTTTAATACTTTTTGTTAACATATTTTCATGAAATATTTGTAGGTCTTATTAAATACATATAGTTGTGTAGGCAACAGAGTGGCACTCCACTTTGTCTACTTAATTAATAAAGGTTTCAACTTTGAGGATAAACCTCACCGGTTGTCACAGGGTTTATCGTTTAACGGTTGAAACGAAGCGAAACTTCCAACTTCATCTTCAACCCTGCGCTTCTTTTGAACTGGTAAAAACTTCGATCATTTTTTGCTCTTTAGTCGGTGTTCATTTCAACTCAGAAGTCAGAACATCGGAGCTCATCAAGTATGTTAATCACTTACCACGCATTCACGAATTGGGTCTTGACCAAACCCTAATTAGAAAACTAGTGTTTTTACATTTGTAATTGATTTGTGTGCTTTGGAATCTGAAGATTTTATTATGTGTATTTAGTGTATGATATCTACTTCTCTGAGTGAATGACAATTAGGACTTAAAACAGCCGGAAGTGAACATTGATGATTTTATGAACTTCAATTGTTATTCATTTTTCTGGTCCATTTCCATTCCGTTGTTGTGGGTTTTAAAGTGTGTAGGTACTAGGTAAGGTAAGCCTCACCCTtcaaattttcaagaaaaaaaaagttggaaacttgtttctttttctagCCATATATGATGGAAACAGACACAGCACAACACACaagtaaaacaaacaaacccacATAGGGAAGCATAACTACACGTGCTACTATAGAATCAACGGAAGGTTATGTTATAGTGTCAGTTTTTCCCCCTTTGCAGTTAAAAATTAACTGAGATTACTCATGGTAATTTAAGAGGGAAATGTGTTGGTTGGTTCCTGTTGGAACTTTTATTCAATGTGCATCATTAAAATTGGAAGtctttgaatttcttaaaaCCTTTCTTGCAGATTTGTGCTAGTTTGCAAGGGAAGTTGATTGATTGTAAACTGTTAACAGGCATGGCAAGCTCTTTGACAACATTAGCCATTACCTATTCTCCTGTCAACAATGGTTCCAGGGGTTTCAGAAAGTCTGTTAATGCTTCTAAAGGAAGGTGTTGCATAAAAGCAATGAGGATAGAGAAATCCTTGGAGGAATTGTACAATGTGAAGGTGGAAAGAAAAGTTCCTCCTGAGAGACTAGCCGAGCTTGGAGTTTCAAAATGGTCAGTGTGGAAGACTGGGAAAAGCAGGTTACCTTGGGACTGGCAGGTAGACCAACTGGTGTACGTAGAAGAAGGGGAAGTGAGAGTTGTGCCTGAAGGAAGCAAGCGTTTCATGCAATTTGTGGCCGGAGACTTGGTCCGGTACCCAAAGTGGTTTGAAGCTGACCTATGGTTCAATGGTCCATATCAAGAACGTTATAGTTTCAGAGCATATGGTGATGATCATTGATGAGAAGATGATGCTTGGTAACCACATAAAAGTCACATGCACATCTTATTTGGATGTTTTATGTAATGGATGTTTTTCAAAAGTTATAGTTTTCCAGTTCTAAATGTATTACCAATATTTTTGAATGTTTGTGATACTTTGCCATCATTTAAAAGAAATAGTCCTAAATGCTTCTGTTGTATCCTTTTCATGTTCTGCCTCTGCAAGGCAAGACTTCCCGATGAGTTCATATCGACCAACTTCATATTTTTGTCTTCCAAGCAGGATGTAAAATCCCAAATGTCCATAATCCAAAGTGGAAAATTTAACTCTGCAGTAAGTGCATCATAGTGTTAAGcacacaaattcaatttcttttttacagccttctataaaaatattttaaaaaatgcagacGAGTACAAGAAAAGTCTCGTTATAAACGTAAGAGCAAACAAGAAATATCTCGTTATAATAAGAATCACGTCATAAACATAAGAGCAAACGTATTCACTTGGAAAGGAGACAGATCCCAACGAACCCAACCCACAAAGGTTaagtaataaataagaaatagatCCACTGAAAAGCACCAAACTCCGAACGTGTAATGACCCCCctctagaaagaaaaaaaaaatggatccaCTGTGACAAGCAGTTCAGCCAGCCAAGAACAAATAACTGCCAGAGGGAACAATGGGTTGGGATCTTTTTCTGCAAAAGGctaaaagaaatagaaattttactaatgttaaaattacataaatatggCAAAAGAAAAGGATTGTTTTTGTATCACTGCATAATCTCAATGGCTAGACTTCTAAACAAACACTGCCTATTATAAACTACATTCCTTATGATACATAGTACAACCCATGATTCCAGAACAGATGATGGAGACGAAAAAGCCCAGAAACAAGGAGCAGCCTGATATCCACATCAACCCCCATTCACCTTTGTTCCTCATCATGGGGTCAGAACAAACAATTTGGATCTCTGATGGCTCTCAACCACCTGCAGTTGCCAATTGATTCGCACTGGTAGCAATTGCAACAGAGGACACAAACCTTGACACAAGGATGGCCTCACTGCTTACAGCATTAGCTGCAGCAACATCTTCCAGTTGTTTCCATATGGATTCTCGCTTTTCTTGCTTCTCCCTATccttgatttcttcttcttggaATCTCTTCAAGCATTCATCAAAAAGTGCCTG
The genomic region above belongs to Glycine max cultivar Williams 82 chromosome 14, Glycine_max_v4.0, whole genome shotgun sequence and contains:
- the LOC100526901 gene encoding uncharacterized isoform X1, encoding MASSLTTLAITYSPVNNGSRGFRKSVNASKGRCCIKAMRIEKSLEELYNVKVERKVPPERLAELGVSKWSVWKTGKSRLPWDWQVDQLVYVEEGEVRVVPEGSKRFMQFVAGDLVRYPKWFEADLWFNGPYQERYSFRAYGDDH